The proteins below are encoded in one region of Enhydrobacter sp.:
- a CDS encoding class I SAM-dependent rRNA methyltransferase: MARKLPSVLLRAGGDRRVRAGHPWAFSNEVLMDAETRALPAGSLVILRAPGGEALGLATFNPHSLIAARLLTSNPEAIVDALFFGRRIAQAAALRGRLIGAPYYRLIHAEADGLPAVIVDRFGEALVVQVNSAGMEALTPVLLEALEAELSPRTIVLKNDSPVRELEGLRREVVVTKGEAGAMELIENGAKFVADLSGGQKTGWFYDQRDNRRFMAGLAKDASVLDVYSYSGGFGVLAARAGAQSVICIDRSQAALDAASQAAKLNGVGERVSFQKGEAFEALESLGGTSARKFGVVICDPPAFVKGRKDLKTGAQGYRKLVRLAAPLVARGGFFFVASCSHLMDPALFAEQVRRGLRDGERTGRILRSSGAALDHPVHPNLPETAYLKALTLQLD; the protein is encoded by the coding sequence GTGGCCAGGAAGCTGCCCAGCGTGTTGCTGCGCGCCGGCGGGGATCGCCGCGTGCGCGCCGGCCACCCGTGGGCTTTCTCCAACGAGGTCCTGATGGATGCCGAGACCAGGGCGCTGCCGGCGGGATCGCTCGTGATCCTGCGTGCGCCGGGCGGCGAGGCGCTGGGGCTCGCGACCTTCAATCCGCACTCGCTGATCGCGGCCCGGCTGCTGACCTCGAATCCCGAGGCCATTGTCGACGCGCTCTTCTTCGGGCGGCGGATCGCCCAGGCGGCCGCCCTGCGCGGCCGGCTGATCGGCGCACCCTACTACCGGCTGATCCATGCCGAGGCCGACGGCCTGCCGGCCGTGATCGTCGATCGCTTCGGTGAGGCGCTGGTGGTGCAGGTCAACAGCGCCGGCATGGAGGCGCTGACGCCGGTGCTGCTCGAGGCGCTGGAGGCCGAGCTGTCGCCGCGGACGATCGTGCTCAAGAACGATTCGCCGGTGCGCGAGCTCGAAGGCCTGAGACGCGAGGTCGTGGTCACCAAGGGTGAGGCCGGGGCGATGGAGCTGATCGAGAACGGTGCCAAGTTCGTGGCCGACCTCTCGGGCGGGCAGAAGACCGGCTGGTTCTACGATCAGCGCGACAACCGCCGCTTCATGGCAGGTCTGGCCAAGGACGCGAGCGTGCTCGACGTCTACAGCTACTCGGGCGGCTTCGGCGTGCTGGCGGCGCGGGCGGGCGCGCAGTCGGTGATCTGCATCGATCGTTCGCAAGCGGCCCTGGACGCGGCGTCGCAGGCGGCGAAGCTGAACGGTGTCGGGGAGCGCGTCTCCTTCCAGAAAGGCGAAGCGTTCGAGGCGCTGGAAAGTCTCGGCGGCACCTCGGCCCGGAAGTTCGGCGTCGTGATCTGCGATCCGCCGGCCTTCGTGAAAGGCCGCAAGGACCTCAAGACGGGAGCCCAGGGGTATCGCAAGCTGGTGCGGCTCGCAGCGCCGCTGGTGGCGCGCGGCGGCTTCTTCTTCGTCGCCTCCTGTTCTCACCTGATGGATCCGGCGCTCTTCGCCGAGCAGGTGCGCCGCGGCCTGCGTGACGGCGAGCGCACCGGCCGCATCCTGCGCAGCTCCGGCGCGGCGCTCGACCATCCCGTCCACCCCAACCTGCCCGAAACCGCCTACCTGAAGGCGCTCACCCTGCAGCTCGACTGA
- the ggt gene encoding gamma-glutamyltransferase, giving the protein MITRRRLSRMLAAWVACVLAWPVSAQPKAMVAAAHPLAVEAGLETLRQGGTAVDAAVSVQMALGVVEPQSSGIGGGGFLLYYDAAARTISVYDGRETAPEGATSDMFLTTEPSGRRPMPFREAVASGLSVGVPGVVAMLDLAHREHGKLAWKELFAPAVALARDGYPVSPRLADWLGRIPTFRDDPEAHEIYYDADGSPRKVGDRVVNPRLADMMRRIAEQGPKALYQGAVAEEIVARVHGNERPGTLSSADLAAYRPVKREPVCGPYRIWIVCGMPPPSSGGLAVLQALELLQPFGLVQDKPDDLRSLHLIAEASRLAFADRNRYVGDPAFVDVPVAKLLSPSYLAQRRKLISPGRSMGKAAPGNAGYPEHGTSHISIVDRWGNAVSFTTTIEQAFGAQMMVQGFILNNELTDFSVLPEVDGRPVANRVQPGKRPRSSMSPTFVLDKDRGLVIAVGSAGGPRIIGDTLQALIGMLDWNLSPREALALPRILNMNGPTILEDVPSLRAKADALRSLGHEVQVSRLEGGLTAIRRVGDGWEGAADPRRDGIAKGE; this is encoded by the coding sequence ATGATCACCCGACGCCGGCTCTCCCGCATGCTCGCGGCCTGGGTCGCTTGCGTCCTGGCCTGGCCGGTGTCGGCGCAGCCCAAGGCGATGGTCGCGGCCGCCCATCCGCTCGCGGTCGAGGCCGGCCTCGAAACGCTGCGCCAGGGCGGCACGGCGGTCGATGCGGCGGTCAGCGTGCAGATGGCGCTGGGCGTCGTCGAACCGCAATCTTCCGGCATCGGCGGCGGCGGCTTCCTGCTCTACTACGACGCTGCCGCGCGCACGATCTCCGTCTACGACGGCCGCGAGACGGCGCCAGAGGGCGCCACGTCCGACATGTTCCTGACGACGGAGCCGTCGGGCCGGCGGCCGATGCCGTTTCGCGAGGCTGTCGCATCGGGTCTTTCTGTCGGCGTTCCGGGCGTCGTGGCGATGCTCGATCTCGCGCACAGGGAGCACGGCAAGCTTGCCTGGAAGGAACTGTTCGCGCCCGCGGTCGCCCTCGCGCGCGATGGTTACCCGGTCTCGCCGCGGCTCGCCGACTGGCTGGGGAGGATCCCGACCTTCCGCGACGATCCCGAGGCGCACGAGATCTACTACGATGCCGACGGCTCGCCCAGGAAAGTCGGCGACCGCGTGGTCAATCCCCGCCTTGCCGACATGATGCGCAGGATTGCCGAGCAGGGCCCGAAGGCGCTCTACCAAGGTGCCGTGGCCGAGGAGATCGTGGCCCGGGTACACGGCAACGAACGTCCGGGGACCCTGTCGTCAGCCGATCTCGCTGCGTATCGCCCGGTGAAGCGCGAGCCGGTGTGCGGGCCCTATCGGATCTGGATCGTCTGCGGCATGCCGCCGCCTTCGTCGGGGGGATTGGCCGTGCTCCAGGCTTTGGAGCTGCTCCAGCCGTTCGGCCTCGTGCAAGACAAGCCGGACGACCTGCGGTCGCTGCACCTGATCGCCGAAGCAAGCCGCCTCGCCTTCGCCGATCGCAACCGCTATGTCGGCGATCCGGCGTTCGTCGACGTACCGGTCGCCAAGCTTCTGTCGCCGAGTTACCTGGCTCAGCGTCGCAAGCTGATCTCGCCCGGCAGGAGCATGGGCAAGGCGGCTCCCGGAAACGCTGGCTATCCCGAGCACGGCACCAGCCACATCAGCATCGTCGATCGCTGGGGCAACGCCGTCTCCTTCACCACCACCATCGAGCAGGCCTTCGGTGCGCAGATGATGGTGCAGGGCTTCATCCTCAACAACGAGCTCACCGATTTCTCCGTGCTGCCGGAAGTCGACGGCCGGCCGGTGGCCAACCGGGTGCAGCCCGGCAAGCGGCCGCGTTCCTCGATGTCGCCGACCTTCGTGCTCGACAAGGATCGCGGGCTGGTCATCGCCGTGGGCTCGGCGGGCGGGCCGCGCATCATCGGCGACACGCTGCAGGCCCTGATCGGCATGCTCGACTGGAACCTCTCGCCGCGCGAGGCCCTTGCCCTGCCGCGCATCCTCAACATGAACGGCCCGACCATCCTCGAGGACGTGCCGTCGCTCAGAGCGAAGGCGGACGCCTTGCGCTCGCTCGGCCATGAAGTACAAGTCAGCCGTCTCGAGGGCGGCCTGACGGCCATCCGCCGTGTCGGCGATGGCTGGGAAGGGGCCGCCGATCCACGGCGCGATGGCATCGCCAAGGGAGAGTAG
- a CDS encoding FAD-binding oxidoreductase, whose translation MNRRHLLHAAGMLPFASFAGAGPIRSAHADTSTFHRVRPTDAAWPKEESWAKLKQAVDGQLIEVHSPLTDCMGNGRQPDCTGLFKKLKNPYYIGDEPALTQTLGWVDGWMSQPSVYAVAARKTADVVAAVDFAREHKLRLVVKGGGHSYLGTSNSADSLLIWTRRMNAIALHDAFVGHECEGREQPQPAVSIEAGAIWQQAYDAVTTKAGRYVQGGGCMTVGVAGLIQSGGFGSFSKRYGLAAASLLEAEVVTADGAVRIANPCSHPDLFWGLKGGGGGSLGVVTRLTLRTHDLPNFFGIVSLAVAAKSDAAFRRLIDRIVGFYGEHLFNPHWGEQIAFRRDNTIVVSMVFQGLDQKQAEQIWRPFVEWVSGSPGDFAVGSGPTVLSVPAGSIWNPALLKQAPGLVVSDDRPNAPDGNVFWSGDAGQVGQVLYGYQSTWLPSALLRPEGRGRLVEGLFAATRHWDTSLHFNKGLAGAPGEALAAARNTATNPAVLDAFALAIIASHEQPAYPGIAGHEPDVTTGRRRAEAIGKAMGELRRLVPNPGSYVSESNFFEKAWQQAYWGPNYPRLIAVKKQYDPDGLFFVYHGVGSEDWSPDGFTRLT comes from the coding sequence ATGAACAGACGACATTTGTTGCACGCGGCCGGGATGCTACCGTTCGCTTCGTTTGCCGGAGCCGGCCCCATCCGTTCAGCGCATGCCGACACTTCCACTTTCCATCGTGTGCGCCCGACGGACGCCGCATGGCCGAAGGAGGAAAGCTGGGCAAAGCTGAAGCAGGCCGTCGACGGCCAGCTCATCGAGGTGCACTCGCCGCTCACGGACTGCATGGGCAACGGCCGGCAACCGGACTGCACCGGCCTCTTCAAGAAGCTGAAGAACCCCTACTACATCGGTGATGAGCCGGCCCTGACCCAGACCCTGGGATGGGTCGACGGCTGGATGTCGCAACCAAGCGTCTATGCGGTCGCTGCCCGCAAGACGGCCGATGTCGTCGCCGCGGTCGACTTCGCACGCGAGCACAAGCTGCGGCTGGTGGTGAAGGGCGGCGGCCATAGTTATCTCGGCACTTCCAATTCCGCCGACTCGCTGCTGATCTGGACGCGGCGCATGAATGCCATCGCGTTGCACGACGCCTTCGTCGGCCACGAATGCGAAGGTCGGGAGCAGCCTCAGCCGGCTGTTTCGATCGAGGCAGGGGCCATCTGGCAGCAGGCCTACGATGCCGTGACGACCAAGGCCGGACGCTATGTCCAGGGCGGCGGCTGCATGACTGTCGGTGTGGCGGGCCTGATCCAGAGCGGGGGCTTCGGCAGCTTCTCGAAGAGGTACGGCCTTGCAGCGGCAAGTCTTCTGGAAGCGGAAGTCGTCACCGCCGATGGCGCCGTGCGCATCGCCAATCCCTGCAGCCATCCGGATCTGTTCTGGGGCCTCAAGGGCGGTGGTGGCGGCAGCCTGGGCGTCGTCACGCGCCTCACCTTGCGGACCCACGACCTGCCGAATTTCTTCGGCATCGTGAGCCTCGCTGTCGCCGCGAAGTCCGATGCCGCGTTTCGGCGGCTGATCGATCGGATCGTCGGCTTCTATGGCGAGCATCTCTTCAATCCGCATTGGGGCGAGCAGATCGCGTTCAGGAGAGACAACACGATCGTCGTTTCGATGGTTTTCCAGGGGCTGGATCAAAAGCAGGCCGAACAGATCTGGCGGCCGTTTGTCGAATGGGTTTCGGGTTCACCTGGCGACTTTGCAGTCGGATCGGGCCCGACGGTGCTCAGTGTGCCGGCCGGCTCGATCTGGAATCCAGCCTTGCTCAAGCAGGCGCCTGGGCTCGTGGTCTCCGATGACCGGCCAAACGCGCCGGACGGCAACGTCTTCTGGTCGGGCGACGCGGGACAGGTCGGCCAGGTGCTCTACGGCTATCAATCCACGTGGCTGCCGTCCGCACTGCTGCGGCCGGAAGGAAGGGGTCGCCTGGTCGAAGGCCTGTTCGCCGCGACGCGACATTGGGACACGTCCTTGCACTTCAACAAAGGCCTCGCCGGCGCGCCCGGCGAGGCGCTCGCCGCCGCACGGAACACCGCGACCAATCCCGCGGTCCTCGACGCCTTCGCGCTCGCGATCATCGCGAGTCACGAACAGCCGGCCTATCCCGGCATAGCCGGGCACGAACCCGACGTGACCACCGGCAGACGGCGTGCCGAGGCCATCGGCAAGGCGATGGGCGAGCTGCGCAGGCTCGTGCCCAACCCGGGGTCCTACGTGTCGGAGAGCAATTTCTTCGAGAAGGCCTGGCAGCAGGCCTACTGGGGGCCGAACTATCCAAGGCTGATAGCGGTCAAGAAACAGTACGATCCCGACGGGCTCTTCTTCGTCTATCACGGCGTGGGCAGCGAGGACTGGAGTCCCGACGGCTTCACCCGGCTCACCTAG
- the phbB gene encoding acetoacetyl-CoA reductase, with the protein MAGRVALVTGGTRGIGAAISRMLKLRGYAVAANYAGNDVAAAAFKEETGIPVYKFDVGDYAAVKEAVAQIEKELGPIEIVVNNAGITRDATMRKLDRSMWDAVIDTNLGSCFNVSKAVWDGMNQRGFGRIVNIGSINGQGGQYGQVNYAAAKSGIHGFTKALAQEGAAKGITVNAIAPGYTDTDMVSAVPPNVLEKIIAKIPVGRLGKADEIARGVLFLIADDAGFITGSTLSINGGQHMY; encoded by the coding sequence ATGGCGGGACGAGTGGCATTGGTAACGGGTGGAACGCGCGGAATTGGCGCTGCCATCTCCAGGATGCTGAAACTGCGCGGATATGCGGTTGCCGCCAACTATGCCGGCAACGACGTGGCGGCCGCCGCCTTCAAGGAGGAGACCGGCATCCCGGTCTACAAGTTCGACGTCGGCGACTATGCCGCGGTCAAGGAGGCGGTGGCGCAGATCGAGAAGGAGCTGGGTCCGATCGAGATCGTCGTCAACAACGCCGGCATCACGCGCGACGCGACCATGCGCAAGCTCGACCGCAGCATGTGGGACGCCGTGATCGACACCAATCTCGGCTCGTGCTTCAACGTCAGCAAGGCGGTGTGGGACGGCATGAACCAGCGCGGCTTCGGCCGCATCGTCAATATCGGCTCGATCAACGGCCAGGGCGGCCAGTATGGCCAGGTGAATTACGCCGCGGCCAAGTCGGGCATCCATGGCTTCACCAAGGCGCTGGCCCAGGAAGGTGCAGCCAAGGGCATCACCGTCAATGCGATCGCGCCCGGCTATACCGATACCGACATGGTCTCGGCGGTGCCGCCCAACGTCCTCGAGAAGATCATCGCCAAGATCCCCGTCGGCCGGCTGGGCAAGGCCGACGAGATCGCACGCGGCGTGCTGTTCCTGATCGCGGACGACGCGGGCTTCATCACCGGCTCGACGCTCTCGATCAACGGCGGCCAGCACATGTACTGA
- a CDS encoding P1 family peptidase, producing the protein MLRAGSRNLITDVDGLAVGNAQDETLRSGVSVVLCEAPSVASVDVRGGAPGTRETDLLEPSCLVDRVDAICLSGGSAFGLSAADGAMRWLRERGRGVAIGGVVVPIVPAAILFDLLNGGDKQWDWPPYRELGYEACGHASRDFALGNAGAGMGAKAGNLKGGLGSASAIDPQSGLQVGALVAVNARGYTTMDDMPHFWAWPLEQGHEFGGLGPPPRGVGLAVSHARADPGRDPADVVRRDPRANTTIAVVATNARLDKASTQRLAVMAQDGLARAIRPVHTPLDGDTVFAVATGRHDPGADPLALGEIGTLAADCLARAVARGVYHAGTQGAARSWKEVFGR; encoded by the coding sequence ATGCTCCGGGCGGGCTCGCGCAACCTCATCACCGACGTGGACGGGCTCGCCGTCGGCAATGCCCAGGACGAGACGCTGCGCTCGGGTGTCAGCGTCGTTCTGTGCGAGGCGCCGTCGGTCGCGTCGGTCGATGTCCGCGGCGGTGCGCCGGGCACGCGCGAGACGGATCTTCTGGAGCCGTCCTGCCTCGTCGACCGCGTGGATGCGATCTGCCTCTCGGGCGGTTCGGCCTTCGGTCTCTCGGCCGCGGACGGCGCGATGCGCTGGCTGCGCGAGCGGGGGAGGGGCGTCGCCATCGGCGGCGTCGTGGTGCCGATCGTGCCCGCGGCCATCCTGTTCGACCTCCTGAACGGCGGCGACAAGCAGTGGGATTGGCCGCCTTATCGCGAGCTCGGCTACGAAGCGTGCGGCCACGCCAGCCGCGACTTCGCTTTGGGCAATGCAGGCGCGGGCATGGGCGCGAAAGCGGGCAACCTCAAGGGCGGTCTCGGCAGTGCCTCCGCCATCGATCCGCAGAGCGGCTTGCAAGTCGGTGCACTGGTCGCCGTGAATGCGCGCGGCTACACGACCATGGACGATATGCCTCATTTCTGGGCGTGGCCCCTCGAGCAGGGCCACGAGTTCGGCGGTCTCGGTCCGCCGCCGCGCGGTGTCGGGCTTGCGGTCTCGCACGCGCGCGCCGATCCCGGCCGCGATCCGGCGGATGTCGTGCGGCGCGATCCCCGCGCCAACACCACCATCGCCGTGGTCGCCACCAATGCGCGGCTCGACAAGGCCTCGACGCAGCGGCTGGCCGTGATGGCGCAGGATGGTTTGGCGCGTGCAATTCGCCCTGTTCATACACCGCTGGACGGCGATACAGTGTTTGCCGTCGCCACCGGCCGCCATGACCCTGGCGCTGATCCGCTGGCGCTGGGCGAGATCGGGACGCTGGCGGCCGATTGCCTGGCGCGTGCGGTCGCGCGCGGCGTCTACCATGCTGGCACGCAGGGTGCTGCACGAAGCTGGAAAGAGGTATTCGGCCGCTGA
- a CDS encoding methyltransferase domain-containing protein, producing the protein MQSPASTVWDANLYLKFADARMRPAIDLMGRLDPANGHRPDHAIYDLGCGAGNISRLLAERFPESRVIGIDSSEEMLAKARSQTPDKRVAFAKGDLAAFEPERPPSILYSNAAYQWLPGHIDLFPALMKQLPSGGQLAIQMPRNHDAPSHALMRKAAEAGPWRDKLAHIGGIARVHEPARYYDVLKPLASELEVWETIYQQVLTGKDPVAQYTASTGLRPFLEALDPSERTAFYDTYARMIAEAYPTRADGITLFPFRRLFIVARRA; encoded by the coding sequence ATGCAGTCGCCAGCCTCGACCGTCTGGGACGCCAATCTCTATCTCAAGTTCGCCGATGCGCGTATGCGGCCGGCCATCGATCTGATGGGCCGGCTCGATCCCGCGAACGGCCATCGGCCGGACCATGCGATCTATGACCTGGGCTGCGGCGCCGGCAACATCTCGCGCCTTCTGGCGGAACGGTTCCCCGAAAGCCGGGTGATCGGCATCGACTCCTCGGAGGAGATGCTGGCCAAGGCGCGCTCGCAGACACCCGACAAGCGCGTGGCCTTCGCCAAAGGCGATCTCGCCGCCTTCGAGCCCGAGCGGCCGCCGTCCATTCTCTACAGCAACGCCGCCTATCAGTGGCTGCCCGGCCATATCGACCTGTTCCCGGCGCTGATGAAGCAACTGCCGTCGGGTGGCCAGCTCGCGATCCAGATGCCGCGCAATCACGATGCGCCCTCGCACGCGCTGATGCGCAAGGCGGCGGAGGCCGGGCCCTGGCGCGACAAGCTCGCCCATATCGGCGGCATCGCGCGCGTGCACGAGCCTGCGCGCTACTACGACGTGCTGAAGCCGCTCGCATCGGAGCTCGAGGTGTGGGAGACGATCTATCAGCAGGTCCTGACCGGCAAGGATCCGGTGGCGCAGTACACCGCATCGACCGGGCTGCGACCGTTTCTTGAGGCGCTGGATCCGTCGGAGCGCACGGCCTTCTACGACACCTACGCACGCATGATCGCCGAAGCCTATCCCACCCGCGCCGACGGTATCACGCTCTTCCCCTTCCGACGGCTGTTCATCGTCGCGCGCCGCGCATGA
- a CDS encoding MFS transporter, producing MSSSDNDSLPSTFGRLAWSNLAAQSAEQVALAAAPIVAVLLLGAGEGETGALQTALTLPFVLFAIPAGLLADRLSRRRLMAGAEALRAAALLAILAGLWFGFLGMPLLAVLGFVAVCGTVVFSVAAPALVPSLVSPSALPAANARIELARTVAFAGGPALGGLLVGWIGAAPAFGCAAALSIVAVVLLAGLFEPARIAVPRRHPLGEIREGAAFVFRHDLLRPVFVTQFIFNTAFFLILAVFVPYAVRRLGLSASGVGIVLGMYGAGMIAGALVATRVMRRLAFGIVIGLGPVTGLVASGVMALTTVVPTPLLAGLSFFLLGAGPILWVISTTTLRQSVTPPRLLGRVSAINIMAYGARPLGSALGAAVGGAFGAEACLYLAVAGFALQALVILMSQAVALSRQPEMACD from the coding sequence ATGTCTTCATCCGACAACGACTCGCTGCCATCGACCTTCGGTCGGCTGGCGTGGTCCAATCTCGCAGCCCAGTCGGCCGAGCAGGTGGCGCTGGCGGCGGCGCCGATCGTGGCCGTGCTGCTGCTGGGCGCCGGCGAAGGCGAGACGGGTGCCTTGCAGACGGCGCTCACGCTGCCGTTCGTCCTGTTCGCCATCCCGGCCGGGCTGCTCGCGGATCGTCTGTCGCGACGCCGGCTGATGGCGGGTGCCGAGGCGCTGCGGGCCGCCGCGCTGCTGGCCATCCTGGCGGGGCTCTGGTTCGGCTTTCTCGGCATGCCGCTTCTGGCGGTTCTGGGTTTCGTCGCCGTCTGCGGCACGGTGGTCTTCAGCGTCGCCGCGCCGGCGCTCGTGCCGTCGCTGGTTTCCCCGTCGGCGCTGCCGGCCGCGAACGCGCGAATCGAGCTTGCCCGCACCGTGGCCTTCGCGGGCGGGCCGGCGCTGGGCGGCCTGCTCGTCGGCTGGATCGGGGCCGCCCCGGCCTTCGGCTGCGCGGCCGCGCTTTCGATCGTGGCCGTCGTCCTGCTGGCCGGCCTGTTCGAGCCGGCGCGCATTGCCGTTCCACGGCGGCACCCGCTCGGGGAGATCAGGGAGGGCGCGGCTTTCGTCTTCCGCCACGATCTCCTGCGGCCGGTGTTCGTCACGCAGTTCATCTTCAACACGGCATTCTTCCTGATCCTCGCCGTGTTCGTGCCCTACGCGGTGCGCCGGCTGGGGCTTTCGGCTTCGGGTGTCGGCATCGTGCTCGGCATGTACGGCGCCGGCATGATCGCCGGAGCGCTGGTCGCGACGCGCGTCATGCGGCGCCTCGCCTTCGGCATCGTGATTGGCCTCGGTCCCGTTACCGGCCTGGTCGCCTCCGGCGTGATGGCGCTGACGACCGTGGTCCCGACACCGCTTCTCGCAGGACTCAGCTTCTTCTTGCTGGGCGCCGGGCCGATCTTGTGGGTCATCAGCACGACCACGCTGCGTCAGTCGGTGACGCCGCCGCGCCTTCTGGGTCGCGTCTCGGCGATCAACATCATGGCCTATGGCGCCCGGCCGCTGGGCTCCGCGCTGGGGGCAGCGGTCGGCGGCGCATTCGGCGCGGAAGCCTGTCTCTACCTTGCGGTGGCCGGCTTCGCCCTGCAAGCGCTCGTCATTCTCATGTCGCAGGCGGTCGCCCTCTCGCGTCAACCGGAAATGGCGTGCGATTGA
- a CDS encoding acetyl-CoA C-acetyltransferase, which translates to MATDIVIASAARTPIGSFNGAFGSVPAHDLGKIAIKGALERAKVKPEEVDEVVMGQILTAGQGQNPARQAAINSGIPVEKTALGINQLCGSGLRAVAFGWQAIRNGDASIMVVGGQESMSQAPHVAHLRDGVKMGEMKMIDSMLKDGLWDAFHGYHMGNTAENVAQKYQITRAEQDAFAASSQNKAEAAQKSGRFKDEIVPVTVKTRKGEVVVDTDEFPRHGTTVETLAKLRPAFTKEGGSVTAGNASGINDGAAALVLMTADEARKRGLKPLAKIVSWATTGVDPAIMGIGPVTASQAALKKAGWTVKDLDLVEANEAFAAQAVAVGKQLGLDPEKLNVNGGAIALGHPIGASGARVLTTLLFEMQKRDAKKGLATLCIGGGMGIAMCVQRD; encoded by the coding sequence ATGGCAACCGACATCGTCATTGCAAGCGCGGCGCGGACGCCCATCGGCTCGTTCAACGGCGCCTTCGGCTCCGTTCCGGCCCACGATCTGGGCAAGATCGCGATCAAGGGCGCGCTGGAGCGCGCCAAGGTGAAGCCGGAGGAGGTCGACGAGGTCGTCATGGGCCAGATCCTGACCGCCGGTCAGGGCCAGAACCCGGCGCGCCAGGCCGCGATCAACTCTGGCATCCCGGTCGAGAAGACCGCACTCGGTATCAACCAGCTTTGCGGTTCGGGCCTGCGTGCCGTCGCCTTCGGCTGGCAGGCGATCCGCAACGGCGATGCCTCGATCATGGTGGTCGGCGGCCAGGAGAGCATGAGCCAGGCGCCGCACGTCGCCCATCTGCGCGATGGCGTGAAGATGGGCGAGATGAAGATGATCGACTCGATGCTCAAGGATGGCCTCTGGGACGCTTTCCACGGCTATCACATGGGCAACACGGCCGAGAATGTGGCGCAGAAGTACCAGATCACGCGCGCCGAGCAGGATGCTTTCGCCGCCTCGTCGCAGAACAAGGCCGAGGCGGCGCAGAAGAGCGGTCGCTTCAAGGACGAGATCGTTCCGGTCACGGTCAAGACGCGCAAGGGCGAGGTCGTCGTCGACACGGACGAATTTCCCCGTCACGGCACGACGGTCGAGACGTTGGCGAAGCTTCGGCCCGCCTTCACCAAGGAAGGGGGCTCGGTCACGGCCGGCAACGCTTCCGGAATCAATGACGGCGCCGCCGCGCTCGTGCTCATGACGGCGGACGAGGCCAGGAAGCGTGGGCTGAAGCCGCTTGCGAAGATCGTGTCCTGGGCGACCACCGGTGTCGATCCGGCGATCATGGGCATCGGCCCGGTGACCGCCTCGCAGGCCGCGCTCAAGAAGGCCGGCTGGACGGTGAAGGATCTCGATCTGGTCGAGGCCAACGAGGCGTTCGCCGCCCAGGCGGTCGCCGTCGGCAAGCAGCTCGGCCTCGATCCCGAGAAGCTCAACGTCAATGGCGGCGCGATCGCGCTCGGCCATCCGATCGGCGCTTCGGGGGCGCGCGTGCTCACCACGCTGCTCTTCGAGATGCAGAAGCGCGACGCCAAGAAGGGCCTCGCCACGCTCTGCATCGGCGGCGGCATGGGCATCGCCATGTGCGTCCAGCGCGACTGA
- a CDS encoding carboxymuconolactone decarboxylase family protein, translating to MPRLIEYKDMDPRAKSVVEGIAQARGIDPADINNVWKALARHPAVMERFAAEMKAAFAPGKLDPLTKELVYLAVSIANQCDYCIASHGTMARRKGMTEEMHEEFMAVVMAAQKGNKIATAYRVPVDPAFEEQ from the coding sequence ATGCCGAGGTTGATCGAGTACAAGGATATGGATCCGCGCGCGAAGTCGGTGGTCGAGGGCATCGCGCAGGCGCGTGGCATCGATCCGGCCGACATCAACAACGTGTGGAAGGCGCTGGCGCGCCATCCCGCGGTGATGGAGCGCTTCGCGGCCGAGATGAAGGCGGCCTTCGCACCCGGCAAGCTCGATCCGCTCACCAAGGAATTAGTTTATCTCGCGGTGAGCATCGCCAATCAGTGCGACTATTGCATCGCCTCGCACGGAACGATGGCGCGTCGGAAGGGCATGACGGAAGAAATGCACGAGGAATTCATGGCGGTGGTCATGGCTGCGCAGAAGGGCAACAAGATCGCCACGGCCTACCGCGTTCCCGTCGATCCGGCGTTCGAGGAGCAATGA